The following are encoded in a window of Cupriavidus oxalaticus genomic DNA:
- a CDS encoding DUF3322 domain-containing protein, with protein MNWSRPADLRAQVQRLWDKGDILRALVSADPQDVLFPRRLTLRAPSSGELTERFEAARTWIGELRQLPHCRLEMREFRHRTFGANAMPCAAWIDTPQDAVALLGKRREVERFAAMAAATRAMQPLLLPWLTQRPLRALELHDAWERLLAIVGWLQRHPRPGVYLRQVDLPGVHTKFLEAHRGVLAELLDLALQPDAIAPQHSGIHQFTARYGFLDKPLRIRFRILDRNNRTLPGNAPTHDVTLDADSFAALEPGVSRVFITENETNFLAFPEVPAGLVIFGAGYGFSLLAGARWLSDCRLCYWGDIDTHGFAILSQLRGVFGHAESLLMDRETLMAFEAQWGLEDSQTLRELPGLSAAEQALYDDLRDNRIRKNLRLEQERIGFDWVRAAVGNIARD; from the coding sequence ATGAACTGGAGCCGACCCGCCGACTTGCGCGCCCAGGTGCAAAGACTCTGGGACAAGGGCGACATCCTGCGTGCGCTCGTCAGCGCGGACCCGCAGGACGTGCTGTTTCCAAGGCGGCTGACGTTGCGCGCACCGTCGTCGGGCGAACTGACGGAGCGCTTCGAGGCGGCGCGCACCTGGATTGGCGAATTGCGGCAACTGCCGCATTGCCGGCTGGAAATGCGCGAATTCCGCCATCGCACGTTTGGCGCCAATGCGATGCCATGCGCCGCGTGGATCGACACACCGCAAGATGCCGTCGCACTGTTGGGCAAACGCCGGGAGGTGGAGCGCTTCGCCGCCATGGCAGCGGCCACGCGTGCCATGCAGCCGCTGCTGCTGCCCTGGCTGACGCAGCGCCCCTTGCGCGCGCTGGAGCTTCACGACGCCTGGGAAAGGCTCCTGGCCATCGTCGGCTGGCTGCAGCGGCATCCGAGGCCGGGCGTCTACCTGCGCCAGGTCGACCTTCCGGGCGTGCATACCAAGTTCCTCGAAGCGCATCGCGGCGTGCTGGCCGAACTGCTGGACCTGGCGCTGCAGCCAGACGCCATCGCCCCGCAGCACTCCGGCATCCACCAGTTCACCGCGCGCTATGGTTTTCTCGACAAACCGCTGCGCATTCGCTTCCGCATCCTCGACCGCAACAACCGCACGCTGCCGGGCAACGCGCCAACGCACGACGTCACCCTGGATGCCGACAGCTTCGCCGCGCTGGAACCCGGCGTCTCGCGCGTGTTCATCACGGAGAACGAAACCAACTTCCTGGCCTTCCCTGAGGTACCCGCCGGCCTGGTGATCTTTGGCGCGGGCTATGGCTTCAGCCTGCTCGCCGGCGCGCGCTGGCTGTCGGATTGCCGGCTCTGCTACTGGGGCGACATCGACACCCACGGCTTTGCCATCCTCAGCCAGTTGCGCGGCGTGTTCGGGCATGCCGAATCGCTGCTGATGGACCGCGAAACGTTGATGGCGTTCGAGGCGCAATGGGGGCTGGAAGACAGCCAGACGTTGCGGGAGCTGCCCGGGCTGAGCGCCGCCGAGCAGGCGCTCTATGACGACCTGCGGGACAACCGCATCCGCAAGAACCTGAGGCTGGAGCAGGAGCGCATCGGGTTCGATTGGGTTCGCGCCGCGGTCGGCAACATCGCGCGCGATTAG
- a CDS encoding ATP-binding protein: MPEPQNLSLDFADDDTLSGFRLSRLEVFNWGTFDKRVWVIRPEGRNGLLTGDIGSGKSTLVDAVTTLLVPAQRIAYNKAAGAESRERTLRSYVLGHYKSERNEVTGTARPVALRDHNSYSVILGVFHNAGYDQTVTLAQVFWMKDATGQPARFYVGAEQDLSIAGDFAHFGTDIAALRKKLRGLKAELFDGFNPYGAWFRRRFGIENDQALELFHQTVSMKSVGNLTDFVRSHMLEPFDVAPRIGALLGHFDDLDRAHEAVLKAKRQEAMLTPLVADCERHAELVAASEQLRACREALRPYFAQLKLGLLDKRIAGLTEEWERQDTHVRRLQERREAQRNDEAELRRHIAENGGDRIGRLAEEIRAQADESAKRRHKAERYGELVRAVGELPPQDEPAFLALRARFATLAEAAKSREAALENDLTEHGVTLRQGKADHDALREEIRSLKARRSNIPAAQIAMRSAMCEALSLPEDDMPFAGELLQVRDDERDWEGAAERLLHNFGLSLLVPDARYPEISAWVDRTHLKGRLVYFRVREGARTDGAALHRDSLARKLAIKPDSPFYGWLEREVAARFDVACCATHEQFRRETRAVTRAGQVKMPGERHEKDDRHRLDDRSRYVLGWSNAAKIAALENDARVLQTRLTERFALMGGLAKERDALREQLTALSQLDIFADYEELDWQAPAREAARLAEEKRQLESASDVLRQLTDRLGEVQAALEETEKQLEDHRDKRSKAEGRKSDTLALRAETQATLDESAESAVAVPAETIDALRAEILGQHTLTVEACDGRERDMRNALQDRLDAESKRLGRLSESIVKAMSAYKEAYKLETSEVDASVAAGFEYRSMLDKLRADDLPRFEARFKELLNVNTINEIANFNAQLGKEQQTIRERVERINESLTQIDYNTGRYIRLEAQLTPDAEIRDFQSELRACTEGALTGSEDSQYSEAKFLQVKRIIERFRGRTGQTDQDRRWTAKVTDVRNWFVFGASERWREDDAEHEHYSDSGGKSGGQKEKLAYTILAASLAYQFGLEWGAVRSRSFRFVVIDEAFGRGSDESAQYGLRLFAKLNLQLLIVTPLQKIHIIEPYVSSVAFVQNDEGRASKVRNLTIDEYRAEKARLTA; this comes from the coding sequence ATGCCTGAGCCGCAGAACCTGAGCCTCGACTTTGCCGACGACGACACGCTGTCCGGCTTCCGGCTGTCCCGGCTGGAAGTCTTCAACTGGGGCACCTTCGACAAGCGTGTCTGGGTCATCCGCCCCGAAGGCCGCAACGGGCTGCTGACCGGCGACATCGGTTCCGGCAAGTCGACGCTGGTCGACGCCGTGACCACGCTGCTCGTCCCCGCCCAGCGCATCGCCTACAACAAGGCTGCCGGCGCCGAGAGCCGCGAACGGACCTTGCGCAGCTACGTGCTGGGCCACTACAAGTCGGAGCGCAATGAAGTCACCGGCACCGCCCGGCCCGTGGCGCTGCGCGACCACAACAGCTACTCCGTCATCCTTGGCGTGTTCCACAACGCCGGCTACGACCAGACCGTGACGCTGGCGCAGGTCTTCTGGATGAAGGACGCGACCGGCCAGCCCGCGCGCTTCTATGTCGGCGCGGAGCAGGACCTGTCCATCGCCGGCGACTTCGCTCACTTCGGCACGGACATCGCCGCGCTGCGCAAGAAGCTGCGTGGACTGAAAGCTGAGCTGTTCGACGGGTTCAACCCCTACGGCGCCTGGTTCCGCCGCCGCTTCGGCATCGAGAACGACCAGGCGCTCGAACTGTTCCACCAGACCGTGTCGATGAAGTCAGTCGGCAACCTGACCGACTTCGTGCGCAGCCACATGCTGGAGCCGTTCGACGTGGCGCCGCGCATCGGGGCGCTGCTCGGGCACTTCGACGACCTCGACCGCGCGCATGAAGCGGTGCTCAAGGCCAAGCGCCAGGAAGCGATGCTCACGCCGCTGGTTGCGGATTGCGAGCGCCACGCCGAACTGGTCGCCGCATCCGAGCAACTGCGCGCCTGCCGCGAGGCATTGCGCCCTTACTTCGCGCAGCTCAAGCTGGGCCTGCTCGACAAGCGCATTGCCGGCCTGACCGAGGAATGGGAGCGCCAGGACACGCACGTGCGCCGCCTGCAGGAGCGCCGCGAGGCCCAGCGCAACGACGAAGCCGAACTGCGCCGCCATATCGCCGAGAACGGCGGCGACCGCATCGGCCGGCTCGCCGAGGAAATCCGCGCGCAGGCCGACGAGAGCGCGAAGCGCCGGCACAAGGCCGAACGCTATGGCGAGCTGGTGCGCGCAGTCGGCGAGCTGCCGCCGCAGGACGAGCCGGCCTTCCTTGCGCTGAGAGCGCGTTTCGCCACGCTGGCGGAGGCAGCAAAATCGCGCGAAGCCGCGCTGGAGAACGACCTGACCGAGCACGGCGTCACGCTGCGCCAGGGCAAGGCCGACCATGATGCGCTGCGCGAGGAAATCCGCAGCCTGAAAGCGCGCCGCAGCAATATCCCGGCCGCCCAGATCGCCATGCGCAGCGCCATGTGCGAGGCCCTGTCGCTGCCCGAAGACGACATGCCGTTTGCCGGTGAGCTGCTGCAGGTCCGCGACGACGAGCGTGACTGGGAAGGCGCCGCGGAACGGCTGCTGCACAACTTCGGCCTGTCGCTGCTGGTGCCCGATGCGCGCTACCCCGAAATTTCGGCATGGGTCGACCGCACGCACCTGAAGGGCCGGCTGGTCTATTTCCGCGTGCGCGAGGGCGCCAGGACGGACGGCGCGGCACTGCATCGCGATTCGCTCGCGCGCAAGCTCGCCATCAAGCCCGATTCCCCGTTCTACGGCTGGCTCGAGCGCGAGGTAGCGGCGCGCTTCGACGTGGCGTGCTGCGCGACGCATGAGCAGTTCCGCCGCGAAACCCGCGCGGTCACGCGCGCCGGCCAGGTCAAGATGCCCGGCGAGCGGCATGAGAAGGACGACCGCCACCGCCTGGACGATCGCAGCCGCTACGTGCTGGGATGGAGCAACGCCGCCAAGATCGCCGCGCTGGAAAACGATGCGCGCGTGCTGCAAACCCGGCTGACGGAACGGTTCGCGCTGATGGGCGGGCTGGCGAAGGAACGCGACGCATTGCGGGAGCAGCTCACGGCCCTGTCGCAGCTCGACATCTTTGCGGACTACGAAGAACTCGACTGGCAGGCGCCGGCGCGCGAGGCGGCGCGCCTGGCTGAAGAGAAACGCCAGCTCGAATCAGCCTCCGACGTGCTCCGGCAGCTGACGGACCGGCTCGGCGAAGTGCAGGCAGCACTCGAAGAGACCGAGAAGCAGCTGGAGGATCACCGCGACAAGCGCTCCAAGGCGGAGGGCCGCAAGAGCGATACGCTGGCGTTGCGCGCCGAGACGCAGGCAACCCTGGATGAGTCAGCCGAGTCCGCCGTGGCCGTGCCGGCCGAGACCATCGACGCCTTGCGCGCCGAGATACTGGGCCAGCACACCTTGACCGTCGAAGCGTGCGATGGCCGCGAGCGCGACATGCGCAACGCGCTGCAGGACCGGCTCGATGCGGAAAGCAAGCGGCTGGGCCGGCTCAGCGAGAGCATCGTGAAGGCCATGTCGGCCTACAAGGAAGCCTACAAGCTGGAAACCAGCGAGGTCGACGCCAGCGTGGCTGCCGGCTTCGAATACCGCAGCATGCTCGACAAGCTGCGCGCCGACGACCTGCCGCGCTTCGAAGCGCGCTTCAAGGAGCTGTTGAACGTCAACACCATCAACGAGATCGCCAACTTCAACGCACAGCTCGGCAAGGAGCAGCAGACCATCCGCGAACGCGTGGAGCGCATCAATGAATCGCTGACGCAGATCGACTACAACACCGGGCGCTACATCCGGCTGGAGGCACAGCTCACACCCGATGCCGAAATCCGCGATTTCCAGTCCGAGCTGCGCGCCTGCACCGAGGGCGCGCTGACCGGCTCCGAGGACAGCCAGTACTCCGAAGCCAAGTTCCTGCAGGTCAAGCGCATCATCGAACGCTTCCGCGGCCGCACCGGCCAGACCGACCAGGACCGGCGCTGGACCGCCAAGGTGACCGACGTGCGCAACTGGTTCGTCTTCGGGGCGAGCGAGCGCTGGCGCGAGGACGATGCCGAGCACGAGCACTACTCAGACTCCGGCGGCAAGTCAGGCGGCCAGAAGGAAAAGCTCGCCTACACCATCCTGGCCGCGAGCCTGGCCTACCAGTTCGGGCTGGAATGGGGCGCGGTGCGTTCGCGCTCGTTCCGCTTTGTCGTGATCGACGAAGCCTTCGGGCGCGGCTCGGACGAGTCGGCGCAATACGGATTGCGGCTGTTCGCCAAGCTCAACCTGCAACTGCTGATCGTGACGCCGCTGCAGAAGATCCACATCATCGAGCCGTATGTGTCCAGCGTCGCATTCGTGCAGAACGACGAAGGCCGCGCTTCCAAGGTGCGCAACCTGACCATCGACGAGTATCGCGCCGAGAAAGCCAGGCTGACCGCATGA
- a CDS encoding DUF4194 domain-containing protein: protein MTPDQDPDDTPRPACAGAPPDLALSALVVPLLKGVLYREADAALWHALLGLQPTVRDYVAVLGLELVLDDAEGYAFLRSQPDSEDDSTARPPRLIARRQLSFPVSLTLALLRKKLAEFDATGGDTRLVLTLDEIAELLRVFLPAGTNEARLIDQIELHVNKIVELGFLRRLKAEAGARAGGQAGFEVRRILKAFIDAQWLSEFDARLAAYQYQLSGQPATPAAGPNGGAANA, encoded by the coding sequence ATGACGCCAGATCAAGACCCCGATGACACGCCGCGGCCCGCCTGCGCCGGCGCACCGCCCGACCTCGCCTTGTCGGCGCTGGTGGTGCCCCTGCTGAAGGGCGTGCTCTACCGCGAAGCGGATGCCGCCCTCTGGCATGCGTTGCTCGGCCTGCAACCCACGGTACGGGACTATGTGGCCGTCCTGGGGCTCGAGCTTGTGCTCGACGACGCCGAGGGCTATGCATTCCTGCGCTCGCAACCGGACAGCGAGGACGACAGCACCGCGCGCCCGCCGCGCCTGATCGCACGGCGCCAGCTGTCGTTCCCGGTCAGCCTGACGCTGGCGCTGTTGCGCAAGAAGCTGGCCGAGTTCGACGCCACCGGCGGCGACACCCGGCTGGTGCTGACGCTGGACGAGATCGCGGAACTGCTGCGCGTGTTCCTGCCGGCCGGCACCAACGAGGCCAGGCTGATCGACCAGATCGAGCTGCACGTGAACAAGATCGTGGAGCTGGGATTCCTGCGCCGGCTGAAAGCGGAGGCCGGCGCCCGCGCCGGCGGGCAGGCCGGGTTCGAGGTGCGCCGCATCCTGAAGGCCTTTATCGATGCGCAGTGGCTGTCCGAGTTCGATGCGCGGCTGGCCGCCTACCAGTACCAGTTGAGCGGCCAGCCCGCCACCCCTGCCGCCGGGCCGAACGGAGGGGCTGCCAATGCCTGA
- a CDS encoding DUF3375 domain-containing protein: MSLDFDTLERLRQSHPAWRLLRSDNASLVAAFLQRTFVEPNRRSIGQSDLAEALEDELFALRERLGQEAFPRPALDYLNDWAANEKGWLRKFYRQGSDEPQFDLTPATEKAIAWLSSLAERSFVGTESRLLTLFDLLKQMHEGTQTDPQARMAELNRRRDELDAEIARVAGGDLALLDDTALKDRFQQFVSLARELLTDFREVEDNFRALDRRVRERIALWEGSKGALLEDIMGERDAISDSDQGRSFRAFWDFLMSSRRQEELSTLLEHVLALPPVSELNPDTRLRRVHYDWLEAGEHTQRTVAQLSQQLRRFLDDKAWLENRRIMDILRGIEARALAVRDTPPPGIVMSVADTAADIELPMERPLFVPAVKPRIADTDLEAGDAEVDADALFSQVVVDKAELAGYVRQALQGRAQVTLQELCSLRPLRHGLAELVAYLQLAGDTFSTVVDESATDSVSWTVQTPDAGTLVRQARLPRVIFVR; encoded by the coding sequence GTGAGCCTCGATTTCGACACCCTGGAACGTCTGCGCCAAAGCCATCCGGCATGGCGACTGCTGCGCTCCGACAATGCGAGCCTGGTCGCAGCCTTCCTTCAACGCACGTTCGTCGAACCCAACCGGCGCTCGATCGGGCAGTCCGACCTGGCCGAAGCCCTCGAAGACGAACTGTTCGCCTTGCGTGAACGGCTCGGCCAGGAAGCCTTTCCCCGGCCAGCCCTCGACTACCTGAACGACTGGGCAGCCAACGAGAAGGGCTGGCTGCGCAAGTTCTACCGGCAGGGCTCGGACGAACCGCAGTTCGACCTGACGCCGGCCACCGAGAAAGCCATCGCCTGGCTCAGTTCGCTGGCAGAGCGCAGCTTCGTTGGCACCGAGTCGCGCCTGCTGACGCTGTTCGACCTGCTCAAGCAGATGCATGAAGGCACGCAGACCGACCCGCAGGCGCGCATGGCGGAACTGAACCGGCGGCGCGACGAACTGGACGCGGAGATCGCACGCGTCGCAGGGGGCGACCTCGCCCTCCTTGACGACACGGCCCTGAAGGACCGTTTCCAGCAATTCGTCTCGCTGGCGCGCGAGCTACTGACCGATTTCCGCGAGGTGGAAGACAACTTCCGTGCGCTGGATCGCCGCGTGCGCGAACGCATCGCATTATGGGAAGGCTCCAAAGGCGCGCTGCTCGAAGACATCATGGGCGAGCGCGACGCCATCTCCGATTCCGACCAGGGCCGCAGCTTCCGCGCGTTCTGGGATTTCCTGATGAGCAGCCGCCGCCAGGAAGAGCTTTCCACGCTGCTCGAACACGTGCTGGCGCTCCCGCCCGTCTCGGAACTCAACCCCGACACGCGCCTGCGCCGCGTGCACTATGACTGGCTGGAGGCAGGCGAGCACACGCAGCGCACCGTGGCGCAGCTGTCGCAGCAGCTACGGCGCTTCCTCGATGACAAGGCCTGGCTGGAAAACCGCCGCATCATGGATATCCTGCGCGGCATCGAGGCCCGGGCACTTGCCGTACGCGATACCCCGCCGCCAGGCATCGTGATGTCCGTGGCAGACACTGCTGCCGATATCGAGCTGCCGATGGAGCGCCCGCTGTTCGTGCCGGCCGTCAAGCCGCGCATCGCCGATACCGACCTCGAAGCCGGCGATGCCGAGGTCGACGCCGACGCCTTGTTCTCGCAGGTCGTCGTCGACAAGGCTGAGCTGGCGGGCTATGTCCGGCAGGCGCTGCAAGGCCGCGCGCAGGTCACGCTGCAGGAACTGTGCAGCCTGCGGCCGTTGCGGCACGGCCTGGCGGAGCTGGTCGCCTACCTGCAACTGGCCGGCGATACGTTCAGCACCGTGGTCGACGAAAGCGCGACCGACTCGGTCAGCTGGACAGTGCAGACACCCGATGCCGGCACGCTGGTGCGACAGGCCCGGCTGCCCAGAGTCATTTTTGTCCGATGA
- a CDS encoding methyl-accepting chemotaxis protein, whose translation MFTTLRARIMALCVAIVVAALAINTALNQFVASRHNEDAIDSSLAAVQSGHTSAIAEWVASHSQMIDSLQDAVLQPEPDAALKQIADAGGFTNVYVGYADKTAKFSKPEGIPPGYDPTGRPWYKQAAAAGKPVVTPPYVDAGTGKLVVAFAVPVIRDGGVKAVVSGDVAMDTVVANVKAIHPTPASFGMLVARSGEIVAHTDDKLTLKPVTDLVPALTADKLGTLAGAKTPLQVDIGGSAKLLGARAIPGTDWLVIVALDQAEATAGMRSALVASVIALVLIAGVAAIVVWVVATLSLRGLGTVRDAMDAIGSGGGDLTQRLPAHGNDEVAQIARAFNTFADKLCTTMRQIRDASESVRAASDEIAAGNIDLSRRTESAAASLEQTAASMEEITATVSQSASSAQHANQSVSTASRVAADGGMVIGEVIATMGQIETASVKVSDIIGVIEGIAFQTNILALNAAVEAARAGDQGRGFAVVAGEVRALAQRSAQAAREIKTLIESTVGSVTSGSGQVRRAGETMDEIVSNVSKVTGIINEITHASMEQTRGIQEVNKAVSQLDEMVQQNAALVEQSTAAAAALQTQAGSLAVAVGQFRLG comes from the coding sequence ATGTTCACTACCCTCCGCGCGCGGATCATGGCCCTGTGCGTGGCCATTGTCGTGGCCGCGCTCGCCATCAATACGGCGCTGAACCAGTTCGTCGCCAGCCGCCATAACGAAGACGCCATCGACAGCAGCCTGGCCGCCGTGCAGAGCGGCCACACCAGCGCCATCGCCGAGTGGGTGGCGTCGCACAGCCAGATGATCGATTCGCTGCAGGACGCCGTGCTGCAGCCCGAACCCGATGCTGCGCTAAAACAGATAGCCGACGCGGGCGGCTTTACCAACGTCTATGTCGGCTATGCCGACAAGACTGCAAAGTTTTCCAAGCCGGAAGGCATCCCGCCCGGCTACGACCCGACCGGCCGCCCGTGGTACAAGCAGGCCGCAGCGGCCGGCAAGCCGGTGGTCACGCCGCCCTATGTCGATGCCGGCACCGGCAAGCTGGTGGTGGCCTTCGCCGTGCCGGTGATCCGCGACGGCGGCGTCAAGGCCGTGGTCTCGGGCGACGTCGCCATGGACACCGTGGTCGCCAACGTCAAGGCGATCCATCCCACGCCGGCGAGCTTCGGCATGCTGGTCGCCAGGTCCGGGGAGATCGTCGCGCATACCGACGACAAGCTCACGCTCAAGCCCGTCACCGATCTCGTTCCCGCGCTGACCGCCGACAAGCTCGGCACGCTGGCCGGCGCGAAGACGCCGCTGCAGGTCGACATCGGCGGCAGCGCCAAGCTGCTCGGCGCGCGCGCCATCCCCGGCACCGACTGGCTGGTCATCGTCGCGCTCGACCAGGCCGAGGCCACCGCCGGCATGCGCTCGGCGCTGGTCGCCTCGGTGATCGCGCTGGTGCTGATCGCGGGCGTTGCCGCCATCGTGGTGTGGGTCGTGGCGACCCTGTCGCTGCGCGGCCTCGGCACCGTGCGCGACGCCATGGACGCCATCGGCTCCGGCGGCGGCGACCTGACCCAGCGCCTGCCCGCGCACGGCAACGACGAAGTCGCGCAGATCGCGCGCGCCTTCAACACCTTTGCCGACAAGCTCTGCACCACCATGCGCCAGATCCGCGACGCCAGCGAATCCGTGCGCGCCGCGTCCGACGAGATCGCCGCCGGCAATATCGACCTGTCGCGCCGCACCGAATCCGCCGCCGCCAGCCTGGAGCAGACCGCGGCGTCGATGGAAGAGATCACCGCCACCGTCAGCCAGTCGGCCAGCTCGGCGCAGCATGCCAACCAGTCGGTCAGCACCGCCTCGCGCGTGGCCGCCGACGGCGGCATGGTGATCGGCGAAGTCATCGCCACCATGGGCCAGATCGAGACCGCCTCGGTGAAGGTCTCCGACATCATCGGCGTGATCGAAGGCATTGCCTTCCAGACCAATATCCTGGCGCTGAACGCCGCGGTGGAAGCCGCGCGTGCGGGCGACCAGGGGCGGGGCTTTGCCGTGGTGGCCGGCGAAGTGCGCGCGCTGGCCCAGCGCAGCGCGCAGGCGGCCAGGGAGATCAAGACGCTGATCGAGTCCACGGTGGGCAGTGTCACCTCCGGCTCGGGCCAGGTCCGGCGCGCCGGCGAGACGATGGACGAGATCGTCAGCAATGTGTCGAAGGTGACGGGAATTATCAACGAGATCACTCACGCATCGATGGAACAGACACGCGGCATTCAAGAGGTGAATAAGGCGGTCAGCCAGCTCGATGAGATGGTGCAGCAGAATGCGGCGCTGGTGGAGCAGTCGACGGCGGCGGCGGCGGCGCTGCAGACGCAGGCGGGGAGCTTGGCAGTGGCGGTGGGTCAGTTCAGGTTGGGGTGA
- a CDS encoding DUF4382 domain-containing protein yields the protein MLNLSHSSTPLRILALSGALALAACGGGGGDDSGGQGTLKVSMTDAPACGYDNVFVTVNKVRVHRSANAEPGAGGWVDIDVVPARKIDLLSLTNGVLTTLGQTVLPAGDYQQVRLVLDANRGGGAGALANSVVPTGGTEQSLDTPSAVQSGIKINRPFTVASGTLTDLVLDFDACKSVVTRGNGTYGLKPVVTAIPTVVSGAVTGVVASSPGARVHAERNGVVVKATVADANGHFTLSPIEQSSTAGAVDVVVVPGAANARATGIVRGVPVVAGGSTAISNSASPMTLPASTYRRVSGTVTPASAEATLRALQLVNGGTFEIAATAAATDTGAYSLYLTEPALPVAAPVIGNYQAALPIPLQPDGAAGGKYSVQATSNSGAVVSQQVDVNTADVIQNLSF from the coding sequence GTGCTGAACCTTTCACACTCTTCCACGCCGCTGCGCATCCTTGCGCTGAGCGGCGCGCTCGCGCTGGCCGCCTGTGGCGGCGGCGGTGGCGATGATTCCGGTGGCCAGGGAACGCTGAAGGTCTCGATGACCGATGCACCCGCCTGCGGCTATGACAATGTGTTTGTGACCGTCAACAAGGTGCGGGTGCACCGCAGCGCCAACGCCGAGCCCGGCGCCGGTGGCTGGGTCGATATCGACGTGGTGCCAGCGCGCAAGATCGACCTGCTGTCGCTGACCAACGGCGTGCTGACCACGCTGGGCCAGACCGTGCTGCCGGCCGGCGACTATCAGCAGGTACGGCTGGTGCTCGATGCGAACCGCGGGGGCGGTGCGGGCGCGCTGGCCAACTCGGTGGTGCCCACCGGCGGCACCGAGCAGTCGCTGGATACGCCGAGCGCGGTGCAGTCCGGCATCAAGATCAACCGGCCGTTCACGGTGGCATCCGGCACGCTGACCGACCTGGTGCTGGACTTCGATGCCTGCAAGTCGGTGGTGACGCGCGGCAACGGCACCTATGGCCTGAAGCCGGTGGTGACGGCGATCCCGACGGTGGTCAGCGGCGCGGTCACCGGCGTGGTCGCTTCGTCTCCGGGCGCGCGCGTCCATGCCGAGCGCAACGGCGTGGTGGTGAAGGCCACGGTGGCCGATGCCAATGGCCACTTCACGCTGTCGCCGATCGAGCAGAGCAGCACCGCCGGCGCGGTCGACGTGGTGGTGGTGCCGGGCGCAGCCAATGCCCGCGCCACGGGCATCGTGCGCGGCGTGCCGGTGGTGGCGGGCGGCAGCACGGCGATCTCGAATTCGGCCTCGCCGATGACCTTGCCGGCTTCCACGTATCGCCGCGTGTCCGGCACGGTTACGCCGGCCTCGGCCGAAGCGACGCTGCGCGCGCTGCAACTGGTCAACGGCGGCACCTTCGAGATCGCGGCGACCGCCGCGGCCACCGATACCGGTGCCTATAGCCTGTACCTGACCGAGCCCGCGCTGCCGGTGGCGGCGCCGGTGATCGGCAACTACCAGGCCGCGCTGCCGATCCCGCTGCAGCCTGATGGCGCCGCGGGCGGCAAGTACAGCGTGCAGGCCACCAGCAACAGCGGTGCGGTGGTGTCGCAACAGGTCGATGTCAATACCGCCGATGTGATCCAGAACCTGTCGTTCTGA
- a CDS encoding DUF72 domain-containing protein: MAARTAARSTPAPTAAPRKSAGMFRVGIGGWNYAPWRDNFYPAKLPQARELAYASRHLSAIEINSTYHGTQKRSSFIKWRAETPDDFVFAVKASRFATNRRVLAESAESIERFIDSGIAELGPKLGPLVWQFAPTKQFDAEDFEAFLQLLPAAVEGVKLRHVLDVRHDSFMSPDYLKLARKYKAATVFTDSPKFPSMADLTADFVYARLMESSEKLKTGYGPKALDEWAERAQSWAQGVQPDDLPVLDDRQPAARKREVFVFFINGAKERAPAAAQALLERLGWTPPADADA, from the coding sequence ATGGCAGCACGCACCGCGGCCAGGTCCACACCTGCGCCGACAGCAGCGCCGCGCAAGTCCGCCGGCATGTTCCGGGTCGGCATCGGCGGCTGGAATTACGCACCATGGCGCGACAATTTCTATCCGGCCAAACTGCCGCAGGCGCGCGAACTGGCCTACGCCAGCCGGCACCTCAGCGCGATCGAGATCAACAGCACCTACCACGGTACGCAGAAGCGATCGTCATTCATCAAATGGCGCGCTGAAACGCCGGACGATTTCGTGTTCGCGGTGAAGGCGTCGCGCTTTGCCACCAACCGGCGCGTGCTGGCGGAATCGGCCGAATCGATCGAACGCTTTATCGACAGCGGCATTGCCGAGCTGGGTCCCAAGCTGGGTCCGCTGGTATGGCAGTTCGCGCCGACCAAGCAGTTCGATGCGGAGGACTTCGAGGCCTTCCTGCAATTGCTGCCGGCCGCCGTGGAAGGCGTGAAGCTGCGCCACGTGCTCGACGTGCGGCACGACAGCTTCATGTCGCCGGACTACCTGAAACTCGCGCGCAAGTACAAGGCTGCCACGGTATTCACCGATTCGCCCAAATTCCCGTCGATGGCGGACCTGACCGCGGATTTTGTCTATGCGCGCCTGATGGAAAGCAGCGAGAAGCTGAAGACCGGCTACGGTCCGAAGGCGCTCGATGAATGGGCCGAACGCGCGCAGTCGTGGGCGCAGGGCGTGCAGCCGGATGACCTGCCGGTGCTCGACGACCGCCAGCCCGCTGCACGCAAGCGCGAGGTCTTTGTCTTCTTCATCAATGGTGCCAAGGAACGCGCGCCGGCCGCCGCACAGGCGTTGCTGGAGCGGCTGGGCTGGACCCCGCCCGCCGACGCGGATGCCTGA